In Paraburkholderia sprentiae WSM5005, a genomic segment contains:
- a CDS encoding FUSC family protein, protein MVYPTLRDWLFSVKTFAAAMLALYIGLAFELPRPYWAMATVYIVSNPFVGATRSKAIYRALGTALGASGAVLLVPPFVESPYLFSMVVAAWTGTMLYLAVSDRTARSYVFMLAAYTMPIIALPSVTNPTGVFDLAVSRTEEIILGIVCASIVGSAVFPSRLAPTIIERTDAWFRDAAFYATETLSGRIASSAISGARQRLASTINGLELLLSQLAYDHTRPDVLARAHELRGRMQLLLPIMSSLADPLLALYNNGPQHWPEGLRTLIDDVIKWFNRPLPAPSEGYHADETANALRQRIAAMRPPAAALTHWDGALLSNALWRLGQVIDVWQDCRSLRIIITREEGTWRPHFRHWRLGGTQRFYDRGMMLFATVSAGAAVVLACALWITSGWNDGASAVTLAAVACCFFAALDEPAPFVFRFFLATAVSVVAAGLYLFVVLPKVHDFPMLVILFSAPFILVGTLIPRPQFNMVTVLVAVNTATFISIQDAYDANFLTFLNANLAGLAGLLYAYLWTRVTRPFGAELAAARLLRSSWADVALTASTRPIEDQRNLSARMLDRLMQLIPRLAATDDYRHPSIESFRDLRIAFNALDLRRLTRKLGGEAAGAIDHVLDGVRTYYESCVDRRHRQPVPDSLMSSIDVAVARVTAQGLANAAAPTETSQTSARLLRDALHALVGLRLSLFPATLTKPTPTEPEAAA, encoded by the coding sequence ATGGTCTATCCCACTCTTCGCGACTGGCTGTTCTCCGTCAAGACCTTCGCCGCGGCGATGCTCGCGCTCTACATCGGCCTCGCGTTCGAACTACCGCGGCCGTACTGGGCGATGGCCACCGTCTACATCGTGTCGAACCCGTTCGTCGGCGCGACCCGTTCGAAGGCGATCTATCGTGCGCTGGGCACCGCGCTCGGCGCGTCGGGCGCGGTATTGCTGGTGCCGCCGTTCGTCGAATCGCCGTACCTGTTCAGCATGGTCGTCGCGGCGTGGACCGGCACGATGCTCTACCTCGCGGTGTCGGACCGCACCGCGCGCAGCTACGTATTCATGCTGGCTGCATATACGATGCCGATCATCGCGCTGCCGTCGGTGACGAATCCGACCGGCGTCTTCGATCTCGCCGTCAGCCGCACCGAGGAGATCATTCTCGGCATCGTCTGCGCGAGCATCGTCGGCAGCGCGGTGTTTCCGAGCCGGCTCGCGCCGACGATCATCGAGCGCACCGATGCATGGTTTCGCGACGCCGCGTTCTATGCGACCGAAACGCTGTCGGGCCGCATCGCGAGCTCGGCGATTTCCGGCGCGCGGCAACGGCTCGCGAGCACGATCAACGGTCTCGAGTTGCTGCTGAGCCAGCTCGCCTACGATCACACCCGCCCCGACGTGCTCGCGCGCGCACATGAGCTACGCGGGCGCATGCAGTTGCTGCTGCCGATCATGTCGTCGCTCGCCGATCCGCTGCTCGCGCTGTACAACAACGGGCCGCAGCACTGGCCCGAAGGACTCCGGACGCTGATCGACGACGTGATCAAGTGGTTCAACCGGCCGCTGCCCGCGCCGAGCGAGGGCTATCACGCGGACGAAACCGCCAACGCGCTGCGCCAGCGCATCGCCGCGATGCGGCCGCCCGCCGCCGCGCTCACGCATTGGGACGGCGCGCTGCTGTCGAATGCGCTGTGGCGGCTGGGGCAAGTCATCGACGTGTGGCAGGACTGCCGCTCGCTGCGCATCATCATCACGCGCGAGGAAGGTACGTGGCGACCGCATTTTCGTCATTGGCGGCTCGGCGGCACCCAGCGCTTCTACGATCGCGGCATGATGCTGTTCGCGACCGTGTCGGCGGGCGCCGCCGTGGTGTTGGCGTGCGCGCTGTGGATCACCTCGGGCTGGAACGACGGCGCGAGCGCGGTCACGCTCGCGGCCGTGGCCTGCTGCTTCTTCGCCGCGCTCGACGAGCCCGCGCCGTTCGTGTTCCGCTTCTTCCTCGCGACAGCCGTCAGCGTGGTGGCCGCGGGCCTCTATCTGTTCGTCGTGCTGCCGAAGGTGCACGACTTCCCGATGCTGGTGATCCTGTTCTCCGCGCCGTTCATTCTGGTCGGCACGCTGATTCCGCGCCCGCAGTTCAATATGGTGACGGTGCTGGTCGCGGTGAACACGGCCACCTTCATCAGCATTCAGGACGCGTACGACGCGAACTTCCTGACGTTCCTGAACGCCAACCTCGCGGGCCTCGCCGGCCTGCTCTATGCCTACCTGTGGACCCGCGTGACGCGCCCGTTCGGCGCCGAGCTCGCCGCGGCGCGCCTGCTGCGCTCCAGCTGGGCCGACGTCGCGCTGACTGCGTCGACGCGGCCGATCGAAGATCAGCGCAATCTCTCCGCGCGCATGCTCGACCGGCTCATGCAGCTGATCCCACGCTTGGCGGCCACCGACGATTACCGCCATCCGTCGATCGAAAGCTTCCGCGATTTGCGCATCGCGTTCAATGCGCTCGATCTGCGGCGCCTCACACGCAAGCTCGGCGGCGAAGCGGCCGGCGCGATCGACCACGTGCTCGATGGAGTGCGTACATACTACGAGAGCTGCGTCGATCGACGCCACCGCCAGCCGGTGCCGGACAGCCTGATGTCGTCGATCGATGTGGCCGTCGCGCGCGTCACCGCGCAGGGGCTCGCCAACGCCGCTGCGCCGACCGAGACCTCGCAAACCTCGGCGCGCCTGCTGCGCGACGCGCTGCACGCGCTGGTCGGCTTGCGTCTTTCGCTGTTTCCGGCGACGCTCACGAAACCAACGCCGACCGAACCGGAGGCCGCCGCGTGA
- a CDS encoding MarR family winged helix-turn-helix transcriptional regulator, with protein sequence MSNLDALRRTVSSTLVVAARKWRRTSHGVLAAFNVSEACATPLLTASRLGSAVRQVTLADHVGIEGPSLVRLLDQLCAAGLMRRDEDPEDRRAKTVVLTDEGRAVTAKMEEELVTLRAQALKGVSRDDLEAALRVFDAFTTDAAGRAESGGIERDTHNPRGQPARAGSASQQPTKRTSSAKRKPAKGDEPGSKVKPTSGKSAVKAASQSRGPVKARKSIKRGARTTAPHNADSA encoded by the coding sequence ATGTCGAATCTCGATGCGCTGCGCCGCACTGTCAGCAGCACGCTGGTCGTCGCCGCCCGAAAGTGGCGGCGCACGAGTCATGGCGTGCTCGCGGCCTTCAACGTCTCCGAAGCGTGCGCGACGCCGCTTCTGACCGCCAGCCGGCTCGGCTCGGCGGTACGTCAGGTCACCCTCGCCGATCACGTCGGCATCGAGGGGCCATCGCTCGTGCGGCTGCTCGACCAGTTGTGCGCGGCCGGCCTGATGCGCCGCGACGAAGACCCTGAAGACCGCCGCGCGAAAACCGTGGTACTGACCGACGAAGGCCGCGCCGTCACCGCGAAGATGGAAGAGGAGCTGGTGACACTGCGTGCGCAGGCGCTCAAAGGCGTTTCGCGCGACGATCTCGAAGCCGCCCTGCGCGTGTTCGACGCATTCACGACCGATGCCGCCGGACGCGCCGAATCAGGCGGCATCGAGCGCGACACGCACAACCCACGCGGGCAGCCGGCGCGCGCGGGATCGGCCAGCCAACAGCCGACGAAGCGCACATCGTCGGCGAAGCGCAAGCCCGCCAAAGGCGACGAGCCTGGCAGCAAAGTCAAACCGACGAGCGGCAAAAGCGCTGTAAAAGCGGCCAGCCAATCGCGCGGCCCCGTCAAGGCGCGCAAGTCCATCAAGCGCGGCGCGCGAACCACCGCGCCGCACAACGCCGATTCCGCGTAA
- a CDS encoding DUF1656 domain-containing protein — translation MIGEIDIFGVFVPSVLVLMLIAYLINLGIRTVLDHAGFYRFVWHRSIFDLGIYVLVLGLVVVVSHRLIT, via the coding sequence ATGATCGGTGAAATCGATATTTTCGGCGTGTTCGTACCGTCCGTGCTGGTCCTGATGTTGATCGCGTATCTGATCAACCTCGGCATTCGCACCGTGCTCGACCACGCCGGCTTTTACCGCTTCGTCTGGCATCGCTCCATCTTCGATCTCGGCATCTATGTGCTTGTGCTGGGCCTTGTCGTCGTCGTTTCGCACAGACTCATAACGTGA
- a CDS encoding xanthine dehydrogenase family protein molybdopterin-binding subunit, with product MLTRRTFLLGGASAVGGLLVGWAVVPPRQRLMTSTPLPTQGSQVALNGWVKIDADNRVTIMMPKAEMGQGIHTGLAMLLAEELDADWSQVQVEEAPIDRIYNAVQSIVDDLPFRPDDDSYVRRGTVWITSKAVREIGTMMTGGSSSMNDLWTPMREAGASARVMLIEAAAGRWDVPVRECRAEKGYVLHPWGHKATFGELSSMAARQPLPRSVVLKQAADFRLIGQPVRRIEAASKIDGAARFGIDVLPNDLLYASVVMCPTLGGTVAHFDATPAQKVPGFIKALAVPPYAGGTGGVAVIADNAYRAMKAVEAINVSWHDGAAAKVSSAEVERRLVDALDDTDAHVYFHSGNVDNAMSRAARTIEASYHAPYLAHGAVEPLNCTVQVSDGAASVWVSTQMPGLARQHVAKALGIDADLVDVQTQLSGGAFGRRLELDFIVQSAAIAREADGRPVQTIWSRAQDFTHDFYRPACAAWLQAGFDEHGKLVAWHAKSAGQAIVPDALARYYGVPHIPIDKTTCEGAFDQPYEWPAARVSHKIVELPVPVGFWRSVGHSHQAFFTESFTDEAAAAAGQDPIAFRAMLLAQHPRHLAVLKRVEAISAWGHPLEPAADGARCARGVALHEAFGSVVAQVAEVSIGANRQIRVHRVVCVIDCGLPVNPNLIRQQMEGGIVFGLSSALQNQITIVDGQVQQKNFVDFPVVRMNVCPAIEVDIMPSQLHPQGVGEPGVPPVAPAVANAVFALTGQRLRTLPLRLA from the coding sequence ATGTTGACGCGCAGAACATTCCTGCTTGGCGGCGCTAGTGCGGTCGGCGGGCTGCTGGTCGGCTGGGCCGTGGTGCCGCCGCGGCAGCGCCTGATGACCTCGACGCCGCTGCCGACGCAAGGCTCGCAAGTCGCGCTGAACGGCTGGGTCAAGATCGACGCCGACAACCGCGTGACGATCATGATGCCCAAGGCGGAGATGGGGCAGGGCATCCATACCGGACTGGCGATGCTGCTCGCCGAGGAACTCGACGCCGACTGGTCGCAGGTGCAAGTCGAAGAGGCGCCGATCGACCGGATCTACAACGCGGTGCAGAGCATCGTCGACGATCTGCCGTTTCGCCCCGACGACGACAGCTACGTCCGGCGCGGCACCGTGTGGATCACCAGCAAGGCGGTGCGTGAGATCGGCACGATGATGACGGGCGGCTCGTCGAGCATGAACGATTTGTGGACGCCGATGCGCGAGGCCGGCGCGTCGGCGCGGGTGATGCTGATCGAGGCGGCGGCCGGGCGCTGGGATGTGCCGGTCCGCGAATGCCGTGCGGAAAAGGGCTACGTGCTGCACCCTTGGGGGCACAAGGCGACGTTCGGCGAGTTGTCGTCGATGGCTGCGCGCCAACCGCTGCCGCGCAGCGTCGTCTTGAAGCAGGCCGCCGACTTCAGGCTGATCGGCCAGCCCGTCCGACGCATCGAAGCCGCGTCGAAAATCGACGGCGCGGCGCGCTTCGGGATCGACGTGCTGCCCAACGATTTGCTCTATGCAAGCGTCGTGATGTGCCCGACGCTCGGCGGTACGGTCGCGCATTTCGACGCGACGCCCGCGCAAAAGGTGCCGGGCTTCATCAAGGCGTTGGCCGTGCCGCCGTACGCGGGGGGCACCGGCGGCGTGGCCGTGATCGCGGACAACGCCTATCGCGCGATGAAGGCGGTCGAGGCGATCAACGTGAGCTGGCATGACGGCGCGGCCGCGAAGGTGTCGAGCGCGGAGGTGGAGCGCCGCCTCGTCGACGCGCTCGACGATACGGACGCTCACGTGTATTTCCACAGCGGCAACGTCGACAACGCGATGAGTCGCGCGGCGCGCACGATCGAAGCGTCGTATCACGCGCCGTACCTCGCGCATGGCGCGGTCGAGCCGCTGAACTGTACCGTGCAGGTGTCGGACGGCGCGGCGAGCGTCTGGGTCTCGACGCAAATGCCGGGACTTGCGCGGCAGCATGTGGCGAAAGCACTCGGCATCGACGCCGATCTCGTCGATGTGCAGACGCAGTTGTCGGGCGGCGCGTTCGGCCGGCGCCTCGAACTCGATTTCATCGTGCAGTCCGCGGCGATCGCGCGCGAGGCCGATGGCCGTCCGGTGCAAACCATCTGGTCGCGCGCGCAGGACTTCACGCACGACTTTTACCGGCCCGCGTGTGCGGCATGGCTTCAGGCCGGCTTCGACGAGCACGGCAAGCTGGTGGCGTGGCATGCGAAGTCGGCGGGCCAGGCGATCGTGCCGGATGCGCTCGCGCGTTACTACGGCGTGCCGCACATCCCGATCGACAAGACCACCTGCGAAGGCGCGTTCGATCAGCCGTACGAGTGGCCAGCCGCGCGCGTGTCGCACAAGATCGTCGAATTGCCGGTGCCGGTCGGCTTCTGGCGCTCGGTCGGCCATTCGCATCAGGCCTTCTTCACCGAGAGCTTCACCGATGAAGCCGCCGCGGCCGCCGGCCAGGACCCGATCGCCTTTCGCGCGATGCTGCTCGCGCAGCATCCGCGTCATCTGGCGGTCCTCAAGCGTGTGGAGGCGATCTCGGCGTGGGGACATCCGCTCGAACCCGCCGCCGATGGCGCGCGCTGCGCGCGTGGCGTCGCGTTGCACGAGGCGTTCGGCAGCGTCGTCGCGCAAGTCGCGGAGGTGTCGATCGGGGCGAACCGGCAGATTCGCGTGCATCGCGTGGTGTGCGTGATCGATTGCGGCTTGCCGGTGAATCCGAACCTGATTCGTCAGCAGATGGAAGGCGGCATCGTGTTTGGGCTGTCGAGCGCACTGCAGAACCAGATTACGATCGTCGACGGTCAGGTGCAGCAGAAGAATTTCGTGGACTTTCCGGTCGTGCGGATGAACGTGTGCCCGGCGATCGAAGTCGACATCATGCCGAGTCAGCTGCATCCGCAGGGTGTCGGCGAGCCGGGCGTGCCGCCGGTCGCGCCGGCGGTGGCCAATGCGGTGTTCGCGTTGACGGGGCAGCGTTTGCGCACGCTGCCGTTACGGCTTGCATGA
- a CDS encoding (2Fe-2S)-binding protein, which translates to MAVLNINGRKVRVDADPDMPLLWVLRCDLGMTGTKFGCGVGICGACTINLDDAACFACQTPMSSLHAQKITTIEGLQGREAQALKAAWIELDVVQCGYCQSAQLMAACALLKRKADPTDADIDDAMTPVVCRCGTYPRVRAAIHQAAATARKR; encoded by the coding sequence ATGGCGGTACTCAACATCAACGGACGCAAGGTGAGGGTCGATGCCGATCCGGACATGCCGCTGCTATGGGTACTGCGCTGCGATCTCGGCATGACCGGCACGAAGTTCGGCTGCGGCGTGGGCATCTGCGGCGCTTGCACGATCAATCTCGATGACGCCGCGTGCTTCGCGTGTCAAACGCCGATGTCGAGCCTGCATGCGCAGAAGATCACGACGATCGAGGGTTTGCAGGGACGCGAGGCGCAGGCGCTGAAGGCCGCGTGGATTGAACTCGATGTGGTGCAGTGCGGTTATTGCCAGAGCGCGCAATTGATGGCGGCTTGCGCGTTGCTCAAGCGCAAGGCTGATCCGACCGACGCCGACATCGACGACGCGATGACGCCGGTGGTATGCCGTTGCGGCACGTACCCGCGGGTGCGGGCGGCGATACATCAGGCGGCGGCGACGGCCCGCAAGCGCTGA
- a CDS encoding efflux transporter outer membrane subunit — protein MKFVRTLSSLAPRLSLLPLLPLLPITVALNGCINVGPNYALPKQALVNAPLANGAIEGADSRLTSPLNTPTVWWKLYDDPVLNRLVDEALKSNTDLRVAAANLARSREALSIAQAQGGFSGKASVAIERAQESAEQYLLTEKLPVANEGDMGVSISYEIDLFGKLRRGVEAAAADTEAVEAADDLARITVVADVVRSYVEQCSAAEELRIAQQSLALQRQRVDVSRRLRDAGRGNQTAVTSGQTQVENLTADIPRYAARRKIAQYRLAMLLAQAPSQLPPAVLACDRLPQIHQPIPIGDGAALLRRRPDVHEAERQLAASTARIGVATGALYPSISIGASAGFTGILEDIPTQPTARWAFGPLISWTFPTNGARQRVHEAEASSQVALAKFDGVVLTALRETETNLATYASDYARAESLRAALKSAAQSADETHRLYRAGRESFISDLDATRTLTAAKSQLAAAEGQVAIDQVNLFLSLGGGWEVGGQSTPGETPPQLKATPVAAKPAAKSAGSTASTMKAP, from the coding sequence ATGAAGTTCGTGCGTACCTTGTCCTCGCTGGCGCCGCGCTTGTCGCTGCTGCCACTGCTGCCGTTATTGCCGATCACCGTCGCGCTGAACGGCTGCATCAACGTCGGGCCGAACTACGCGCTGCCGAAACAGGCGCTCGTCAATGCGCCTCTGGCGAACGGCGCGATCGAGGGCGCCGATTCCAGGCTGACGTCGCCGCTCAACACGCCGACCGTCTGGTGGAAACTGTACGACGATCCGGTGCTGAACCGTCTCGTCGACGAAGCGTTGAAATCGAATACCGACCTGCGCGTCGCAGCCGCGAATCTCGCGCGCTCGCGCGAGGCGCTGAGCATCGCCCAAGCGCAGGGCGGCTTTTCGGGCAAGGCGTCGGTGGCGATCGAGCGCGCGCAGGAATCGGCCGAGCAATATCTGCTCACCGAGAAACTGCCGGTCGCCAACGAAGGCGACATGGGCGTCAGCATCTCGTACGAAATCGATCTGTTCGGCAAGCTGCGGCGCGGCGTCGAAGCGGCGGCGGCGGACACCGAGGCCGTGGAAGCCGCGGACGACCTCGCGCGTATCACCGTCGTCGCGGACGTGGTGCGCTCGTACGTCGAGCAATGCTCGGCGGCCGAGGAGCTGCGCATCGCGCAGCAATCGCTCGCGTTACAGAGGCAGCGCGTGGATGTGTCGCGCCGTCTGCGCGATGCGGGCCGCGGCAACCAGACCGCGGTCACGAGCGGCCAGACTCAAGTCGAGAATCTGACGGCCGACATTCCGCGCTACGCCGCGCGCCGCAAGATCGCACAATACCGGCTCGCGATGCTGCTCGCCCAGGCGCCGTCCCAATTGCCGCCGGCCGTGCTCGCTTGCGACCGGCTACCGCAAATCCACCAGCCGATTCCGATCGGCGACGGCGCCGCGCTGCTGCGGCGCCGCCCGGACGTGCACGAAGCCGAGCGTCAGCTCGCGGCGTCGACGGCGCGCATCGGCGTCGCGACCGGGGCGCTTTATCCGAGCATCAGCATCGGCGCGTCGGCGGGCTTCACCGGGATTCTCGAAGACATCCCCACGCAACCGACGGCGCGTTGGGCCTTCGGTCCGCTCATCAGCTGGACCTTCCCGACCAATGGCGCGCGCCAGCGCGTACACGAAGCGGAAGCGTCGAGCCAGGTCGCGCTCGCGAAGTTCGACGGCGTGGTGCTGACCGCGCTGCGCGAAACCGAAACCAATCTCGCGACCTACGCGTCCGACTACGCGCGCGCCGAATCGCTGCGCGCGGCGCTGAAATCGGCCGCGCAATCGGCGGATGAAACGCATCGTCTGTATCGCGCCGGACGCGAGTCGTTCATCTCCGATCTCGACGCGACGCGCACGCTGACGGCCGCGAAGTCGCAGCTTGCGGCGGCGGAGGGCCAGGTGGCGATCGATCAGGTCAATCTGTTCCTGTCGCTTGGCGGTGGGTGGGAGGTTGGCGGGCAGAGCACGCCGGGCGAAACGCCGCCGCAGTTGAAGGCCACGCCTGTCGCGGCCAAGCCGGCGGCGAAGTCGGCAGGGTCGACGGCGTCGACTATGAAAGCACCTTGA
- a CDS encoding sugar ABC transporter permease, with the protein MTPEVTSQPTDTTAPRSAFGGTQRIQQLFARYKILALLIAVAVIWIFFSALTHGAFVTPRNLSNLLRQMSITGMLACGMVFVIIAGEIDLSVGSLLGLLGGVAAILDVNRHWPIGVTIPVVLLLGIAVGVFNGWWSTYRRVPSFIVGLGGMLAYRGILLGITGGSTIAPVSDSFVYVGQGYLPRLAGDTLAVVLFVLLAFLTIRQRANRQRYQLRVVPFWQDVAKVIGAGAILAGFVAMLDSYGGIPVPVLLLLALLGIFTWIATQTVFGRRIYAVGSNLEATRLSGVNTDRVKLAIFALMGLMCAFAGIVNTARLAAGSPSAGSMGELDAIAACFIGGTSMRGGSGTVYGALIGALVMASLDNGMSMLDVDAYWQMIVKGGILVLAVWIDVVSGSNRR; encoded by the coding sequence ATGACTCCCGAAGTAACTTCCCAACCCACCGACACGACCGCGCCGCGAAGCGCGTTCGGCGGCACGCAACGGATCCAGCAACTGTTTGCGCGCTACAAGATTCTCGCGCTGCTGATTGCCGTCGCGGTGATCTGGATTTTCTTTTCGGCGCTCACGCATGGCGCATTCGTCACGCCGCGCAATCTGTCGAATCTGCTGCGGCAGATGTCGATTACCGGCATGCTCGCGTGCGGCATGGTGTTCGTGATCATCGCCGGTGAAATCGATCTGTCGGTCGGTTCGCTGCTGGGCTTGCTCGGCGGCGTCGCGGCGATTCTCGACGTGAACCGGCACTGGCCGATCGGCGTGACGATCCCGGTCGTGTTGCTGCTCGGCATCGCGGTCGGCGTGTTCAACGGCTGGTGGTCGACGTATCGGCGCGTGCCGTCGTTTATCGTCGGGCTCGGCGGCATGCTCGCGTATCGCGGCATTCTGCTCGGCATTACCGGCGGGTCGACGATCGCGCCGGTGTCGGACAGCTTCGTATACGTCGGCCAGGGCTATCTGCCGCGGCTCGCCGGCGACACGCTCGCCGTCGTGCTGTTCGTGCTGCTGGCATTCCTGACGATCCGCCAACGCGCGAATCGGCAGCGTTACCAGCTGCGCGTCGTGCCGTTCTGGCAGGACGTCGCGAAAGTGATCGGCGCGGGCGCGATTCTCGCCGGCTTCGTCGCGATGCTCGACAGTTACGGCGGCATTCCGGTACCGGTGCTGCTGCTGCTCGCGCTGCTCGGCATCTTCACGTGGATCGCGACGCAGACGGTGTTCGGACGCCGCATCTACGCGGTCGGCTCGAACCTCGAAGCGACGCGGCTCTCGGGCGTCAATACCGACCGCGTGAAGCTCGCGATCTTCGCGCTGATGGGGCTGATGTGCGCGTTCGCCGGCATCGTCAACACCGCGCGGCTCGCGGCCGGTTCGCCGTCGGCGGGCTCGATGGGCGAACTCGACGCGATCGCCGCGTGCTTTATCGGCGGCACGTCGATGCGCGGCGGCTCCGGCACCGTGTACGGCGCGCTGATCGGTGCGCTCGTGATGGCGAGCCTCGACAACGGCATGTCGATGCTCGACGTCGACGCGTACTGGCAGATGATCGTGAAGGGCGGCATCCTCGTGCTGGCCGTCTGGATCGATGTGGTGTCGGGTTCGAACCGCCGTTGA
- a CDS encoding efflux RND transporter periplasmic adaptor subunit, whose product MKKTWFSIGQILLTLIVVVVAAFVLWKLVSYYMFAPWTRDGHVRADVIQVAPDVSGLISSVEVMDNQQVKQGQVLFRIDQARYTLALRQAEATAQQRRATLDQARREYARNRQLGNLVAAEVLEESRSRVDAGEAALADANVAIDTAKLNLERSTIKSPVDGYLNDRAPRAGEFVTAGRAVVAVVDMHSFRVDGYFEETKLRGIDIGQPVDIIVMGEPKPLRGHVQSIVAGIEDRDRTQSANLLPNVNPAFSWVRLAQRIPVRVALDEVPADFRLIAGRTATVSVRDLSPLRTRAVSGMGGASGAVAASAAPVAPGSSVVSGSARSARSAPATASAPSGAAQ is encoded by the coding sequence GTGAAAAAAACCTGGTTCTCCATCGGTCAGATCCTGCTGACCCTGATCGTCGTGGTGGTCGCGGCATTCGTGCTGTGGAAACTCGTCAGCTACTACATGTTCGCGCCGTGGACTCGCGACGGACACGTACGCGCCGACGTGATCCAGGTCGCGCCCGACGTGTCGGGACTGATTTCGTCGGTCGAGGTCATGGACAACCAGCAGGTCAAGCAGGGCCAGGTGCTGTTCAGGATCGATCAGGCGCGCTACACGCTCGCGTTGCGTCAGGCCGAGGCAACGGCGCAGCAGCGCCGCGCGACGCTCGATCAGGCGCGCCGCGAATACGCGCGCAACCGTCAGCTCGGCAACCTGGTCGCCGCCGAAGTGCTCGAAGAAAGCCGCTCGCGTGTCGACGCGGGCGAAGCCGCGCTCGCCGACGCAAACGTCGCGATCGACACCGCGAAGCTGAACCTCGAACGCTCGACGATCAAAAGCCCGGTCGACGGTTATCTGAACGACCGGGCGCCGCGCGCCGGCGAATTCGTCACGGCCGGCCGCGCGGTGGTCGCAGTGGTCGACATGCATTCGTTCAGGGTCGACGGCTACTTCGAGGAAACCAAGCTGCGCGGCATCGACATCGGCCAGCCGGTCGACATCATCGTGATGGGCGAGCCGAAGCCGCTGCGCGGGCACGTGCAGAGCATCGTCGCCGGTATCGAAGACCGCGACCGTACGCAAAGCGCCAATCTGCTGCCGAACGTGAACCCCGCCTTCAGCTGGGTGCGGCTCGCGCAGCGCATACCCGTGCGCGTCGCGCTCGATGAAGTACCCGCTGATTTCCGCCTGATCGCGGGGCGTACCGCGACCGTATCGGTGCGTGACCTGTCGCCGCTCAGGACACGAGCCGTGTCGGGCATGGGCGGCGCATCCGGCGCGGTCGCGGCTTCGGCTGCGCCGGTGGCGCCGGGTTCGTCGGTAGTGTCCGGGTCCGCCCGGTCGGCCCGGTCGGCCCCGGCAACGGCCTCCGCACCATCGGGCGCAGCGCAATGA